The Cytophagia bacterium CHB2 genome contains the following window.
CGGCGATTATGTTCATAGTCATCCTCACCGGCACGCGCCCGAGAATCATGGCCATGACGAGAACGCCACCCCGCAAGCCTGGCTTGATCGCGTGTTCGGCAGAATTGGGTTTTACCAAATTCTTCGACCCATTATCATCGGCATTGTTCACGGCCTCGCCGGCTCAGCCGCGTTGGCGCTGCTGGTGTTGACTACGATTCGGGAGCCTTTGACCGCACTGGCCTATCTTTTGGTTTTTGGCCTCGGCACGATCGCTGGAATGATGTTGATCACGGTGGCCATGGCCCTGCCGTTTGCCTATTCTGCAAGACGCTTTGCCAGCGCCAATCGCCATCTTGCCACGGCTTCCGGCGTGTTGAGTTTGATTTTTGGCTTGTTTCTCGCCTATCGCATCGGCTTTGTAGAAGGACTCTTCACGCAATAGTCGAGAGTTTGTCTGAAGTTGAGCATCACACGCGGTTCGGTGAATTTCTTGTAATCATGACTGGTGCGCGTATAAAAATAATTCTGCGGGGCGCGGTGCAAGGCGTGGGATTCCGCCCTTTTGTTTATCGCCTGGCAACGGAGATGAATCTCGCCGGCTGGGTGTTGAATTCCGCGCAGGGCTTGTTCATCGAAGCGGAAGGCATGCGGGCGACACTTGAAGAATTTCTGCTGCGACTCGAAAAAGAAAAACCGCCCGCCGCCGTTGTGCATAGTTTGGAGTTTTCCTTTCTTGATCCGCGCGGCTATGCACACTTCGAAATTCGCCAAAGTGAAGAATCCGGAAAAAAGACCGCCGTGATTATGCCGGACATTGCCACCTGCTCGGATTGTTTGCGCGAAATCTTTGATCCCCGCAACCGGCGTTATCTTTACCCCTTCACCAACTGCACCAATTGCGGCCCGCGATTTACGATCATCGAAGCATTGCCGTATGATCGCCCCAATACTGCGATGAAAAAATTTGCGATGTGCCCCGCGTGCCGGGAAGAGTATGACGATCCTCATGACCGCCGCTTTCATGCACAGCCCAATGCGTGCCCGAGTTGCGGCCCGCATCTCGAATTGTGGGAGACGAATGGAAAAGTTCTCACAAAGAATCATGATGCGTTGCAGCAATCTGCCCACGTCGTGCGCGAAGGAAAAATTTTGGCGCTCAAAGGTATTGGCGGCTTTCTGTTGATGGTCGATGCGCGCAATCATGATGCGGTTATGCACTTGCGTGCGCGCAAACAACGCGAGGAAAAGCCTTTTGCGGTGATGTATCCCTCGCTCACCACTATCAAGGCAGAGTGCCACGTTTCCGCGCTCGAGGAACGCTTGCTGCAATCTCCCGAATCACCTATTGTTCTGCTCGCGCGTAAGCCGGCAATCCGCAATCTGACATCTGCAATCGCGCCCAATAATCCCCATCTCGGCGTGATGCTGCCCTACTCACCGTTGCATCATCTGCTATTGCGCGAGTTGGGCTTTCCTGTGGTCGCCACCAGCGGCAACTTGAGCGACGAACCCATTTGCATCGACGAGCACGAGGCCTTGGCGCGACTTGGCGCTATTGCCGATGCGTTTCTCGTGCATGATCGGCCTATCGTCCGGCATGTTGATGATTCCGTCGCGCGCGTTATGCTCGGACGCGAGTTGATTTTGCGGCGTAGCCGCGGCTATGCGCCGCTGCCGATTCATTTGCATGAAACGCTTCCCAAAATTTTGGCCGTCGGTGCGCATCTCAAAAATACCATTGCCGTGAGCGTTGCA
Protein-coding sequences here:
- a CDS encoding high-affinity nickel-transport family protein, which gives rise to GDYVHSHPHRHAPENHGHDENATPQAWLDRVFGRIGFYQILRPIIIGIVHGLAGSAALALLVLTTIREPLTALAYLLVFGLGTIAGMMLITVAMALPFAYSARRFASANRHLATASGVLSLIFGLFLAYRIGFVEGLFTQ
- the hypF gene encoding carbamoyltransferase HypF; translation: MTGARIKIILRGAVQGVGFRPFVYRLATEMNLAGWVLNSAQGLFIEAEGMRATLEEFLLRLEKEKPPAAVVHSLEFSFLDPRGYAHFEIRQSEESGKKTAVIMPDIATCSDCLREIFDPRNRRYLYPFTNCTNCGPRFTIIEALPYDRPNTAMKKFAMCPACREEYDDPHDRRFHAQPNACPSCGPHLELWETNGKVLTKNHDALQQSAHVVREGKILALKGIGGFLLMVDARNHDAVMHLRARKQREEKPFAVMYPSLTTIKAECHVSALEERLLQSPESPIVLLARKPAIRNLTSAIAPNNPHLGVMLPYSPLHHLLLRELGFPVVATSGNLSDEPICIDEHEALARLGAIADAFLVHDRPIVRHVDDSVARVMLGRELILRRSRGYAPLPIHLHETLPKILAVGAHLKNTIAVSVANNVFLSQHIGDLETKEAHKAFQKVIADFQRLYECTPEAVVCDLHPDYLSTQHAHALKIPVIAVQHHYAHVAACMAENELQPPALGVSWDGAGFGLDGTIWGSEFLHVKNKSFERVAHFRSFKLPGGEAAIKQPRRAALGVLYEIFGTAVFERDDLIPLESFSRSELRLLQQMLEKDLNTPVTTSAGRLFDAVAALVGLRQHTAFEGQAAMELEFAIGEACTDEIYSFSIDDLGFRNADFGMRIDDLGMRNADFGMRNDESETMNVPASTSDSRSALRNPQPAIPDPQSAIVIDWQPMILGIVEDVKCGQEVGLIAAKFHNTLVEIMIAVARAIREQKIVLSGGCFQNKYLAERAVRRLKEAGFKPYWHQRVPPNDGGIALGQVMAAARV